In Pseudoalteromonas piratica, the following proteins share a genomic window:
- a CDS encoding flagellar biosynthetic protein FliQ: MKPLPQKPLLYATVKENNKENEKMNPKCPECNHSINFLYSFRNINPWKYSCPHCKKRIEVSKNWKNATIAGFFVGIFVGIGINAMNFAFLPSFSVVMLIAVVLSWMLWQKVTFTHLEPKS; this comes from the coding sequence ATGAAACCCTTGCCTCAAAAGCCGTTACTCTATGCAACAGTAAAGGAAAACAATAAAGAGAACGAAAAGATGAATCCCAAATGTCCAGAATGTAATCACAGTATTAATTTTTTATATAGTTTTCGTAATATAAATCCTTGGAAGTATTCTTGCCCCCATTGTAAAAAGCGTATTGAAGTTAGTAAAAACTGGAAAAACGCGACAATAGCGGGATTTTTTGTTGGTATATTTGTCGGCATCGGTATTAACGCTATGAACTTTGCTTTTTTGCCCTCGTTTTCGGTCGTTATGTTAATTGCTGTAGTGTTAAGTTGGATGTTATGGCAAAAAGTCACTTTTACGCACCTCGAGCCAAAAAGTTAA
- a CDS encoding magnesium transporter yields the protein MSEQLPNLIEEVIQQTTPQSVINDASTVIAQSDEKELALLLESLPIEERIALWETIADKRKLDVLIEMRSDPREILIESTDATLWDTLFVDIEAEDLLELADSLPQKLLAQAYAAMDKVQKSYFIQANEYTEGEIGHWASHAFLVLPQNAKVRDGLRLIRRDIPRHCDLIFLTNRSGQFSEAVPIALLHTQPEHVPLVDIALDDISVINDKESCLIAAKQVQLSGYGALPIVDENQQLLGRLDVTTAAELSFEEYERQLMATAGMDEDEDLFAPVKKSAQNRAVWLGINLLTAFLASAFIGMFEATLQQVVALAVLMPVVASMGGIAGSQTLTLIIRGLALNQVSPANVGALLSKELKVGGLNGIIWALVIGVVAVFWFGDPMLGVVIGLAILLNIIAAATAGIFVPVILDKLKIDPALSGSVILTTVTDIVGFVAFLGLGTLFLL from the coding sequence ATGTCGGAACAATTACCTAATTTAATTGAAGAAGTCATTCAACAAACAACACCACAATCTGTTATCAATGATGCGTCAACAGTAATAGCACAGTCCGATGAGAAAGAACTCGCCCTGCTGCTCGAATCGTTACCAATTGAAGAGCGGATAGCATTATGGGAAACCATCGCGGATAAACGCAAATTAGATGTGCTCATTGAAATGCGTAGTGATCCTCGTGAAATACTCATTGAGTCAACAGACGCCACTCTTTGGGATACGCTATTTGTCGATATTGAAGCTGAAGACCTACTTGAACTGGCCGATTCATTACCTCAAAAGCTGCTGGCACAGGCTTATGCTGCAATGGATAAGGTGCAAAAGTCGTACTTTATTCAAGCAAATGAATATACCGAGGGCGAAATTGGACACTGGGCATCACATGCATTTTTGGTGTTACCACAAAATGCCAAAGTACGAGATGGTCTTCGTTTAATTCGTCGCGATATCCCTAGGCACTGTGATTTAATTTTTCTAACCAATCGTTCTGGTCAATTTTCAGAAGCGGTGCCAATAGCGTTATTACATACTCAACCAGAGCATGTGCCACTTGTTGACATTGCCCTTGATGATATTTCAGTGATTAATGATAAAGAAAGTTGTTTAATTGCAGCCAAGCAAGTGCAACTTTCAGGCTATGGCGCCTTGCCTATTGTTGATGAAAATCAGCAATTATTGGGGCGATTAGATGTCACCACCGCCGCTGAATTATCATTTGAAGAATACGAGCGTCAACTAATGGCCACTGCCGGTATGGATGAAGATGAAGATTTATTCGCTCCAGTAAAAAAAAGCGCACAAAACCGTGCAGTTTGGCTTGGCATTAATTTGTTAACTGCGTTTCTCGCCAGCGCATTTATTGGCATGTTCGAAGCTACTTTACAGCAAGTAGTTGCCCTCGCGGTCTTGATGCCAGTTGTGGCCAGTATGGGCGGCATTGCAGGCAGCCAAACACTGACATTGATTATTCGTGGATTAGCATTAAATCAAGTTTCACCTGCCAATGTCGGCGCCCTACTTTCGAAAGAGCTTAAAGTTGGCGGGCTTAATGGTATTATTTGGGCGTTAGTGATTGGTGTTGTTGCAGTGTTTTGGTTTGGTGATCCCATGCTCGGTGTGGTAATTGGGCTTGCTATTTTGCTTAACATTATCGCCGCCGCAACCGCCGGAATTTTTGTACCTGTAATATTGGATAAGCTTAAAATAGATCCCGCCCTATCTGGCTCTGTAATCTTAACAACCGTCACTGATATTGTCGGTTTTGTTGCTTTTTTAGGGCTAGGTACTTTATTTTTGCTGTAG
- a CDS encoding winged helix-turn-helix domain-containing protein yields MAIYQFLDFTFCDQTFNLFQAGDELAIRPKTAQALLYFLQHPNRLISKQQLFHALWQSSDVQDYRLFQIISELRKLSPEHNLIRTQPNSGYIWQTDVSLTVANDKKRIKTFAVAASLLCVSCISSLIFFNSEHSQQKQVMMPAMSSYSNAVLAFQEADYSRAEKWLNFSLNENPDSIDAQLLLAEVKYLQEQHNTANTLAFAVLNKASETSYYRAQALDLLSRIAFKTNQLDEALRFAVKGKQLIKGEVATCSAHVVDKRIASIIENTKNTELNKALAQTENDNSATMLISNIPTEASQAKASVSQLCQQLTQPISALDKSSITPEYTLFYHEKPLYT; encoded by the coding sequence ATGGCTATTTATCAGTTTCTTGATTTTACATTTTGTGATCAAACCTTCAATTTATTTCAAGCAGGTGACGAATTAGCGATCAGACCTAAAACTGCGCAGGCCCTACTTTACTTTTTACAACACCCAAATAGGCTTATTTCTAAACAACAACTATTTCATGCCCTTTGGCAAAGTAGTGATGTACAAGATTACCGTTTATTTCAAATTATAAGTGAACTGCGTAAACTCTCGCCTGAACACAACTTAATTCGAACACAACCTAACTCAGGTTATATTTGGCAAACTGACGTTAGCTTAACGGTTGCAAACGATAAAAAGCGAATCAAAACTTTTGCTGTTGCAGCAAGTCTTTTATGTGTCTCGTGCATCTCAAGCCTTATTTTTTTCAACTCTGAGCACTCTCAACAAAAACAAGTAATGATGCCAGCCATGAGCAGTTACTCCAATGCAGTGCTTGCATTTCAAGAAGCGGATTATTCCCGAGCAGAGAAATGGCTGAATTTTAGCCTTAATGAAAACCCCGATTCCATTGATGCGCAACTGCTACTAGCAGAGGTGAAATATTTACAAGAGCAACATAACACCGCCAATACGCTCGCTTTTGCAGTATTAAACAAAGCATCGGAAACCAGCTACTATCGCGCTCAAGCACTAGACTTGTTAAGTCGTATTGCGTTCAAAACAAATCAACTAGATGAAGCATTACGTTTTGCCGTAAAAGGTAAGCAACTTATCAAAGGCGAAGTTGCCACATGCAGTGCGCATGTGGTGGACAAACGGATTGCATCCATTATTGAAAATACAAAAAATACCGAGCTGAATAAAGCGCTTGCACAGACCGAAAACGATAATTCAGCCACGATGTTAATCTCAAACATTCCAACGGAGGCGTCTCAAGCAAAAGCCTCTGTATCTCAACTTTGTCAACAACTTACCCAGCCCATTTCAGCGCTAGATAAGAGTAGTATTACGCCTGAATACACATTGTTTTACCACGAAAAACCACTTTATACGTAA
- a CDS encoding glucosaminidase domain-containing protein — protein sequence MPQNFLTRDALSLLKQKSMLVALFVLAVSVAGYLYYFSIADYHRLPKVESAIQAPLKQLPNFSQYTDVKAKKDKFFAMLYPILANENQHVLVLRKAIIELETLTELNEQQLKWLSDVATFYKVDSTLPHEQQFSTLLRRIDIVPISLALTQAAIESGWGTSRFAQQANNLFGQWCFTKGCGVVPSARDSGKGHEVATFPTVNHAVRAYIRNLNTHPAYNQLRKERAKIRTNGEIITGIALAPALINYSEEGALYVNKVVKFIKQNKLQRFNQQFNHSPLSK from the coding sequence GTGCCACAAAATTTCTTAACGCGAGATGCCCTTTCATTACTTAAGCAAAAGAGCATGCTTGTTGCATTATTTGTGTTAGCAGTTAGCGTTGCTGGCTATCTCTATTACTTTTCTATTGCGGATTATCACCGCTTACCAAAGGTTGAATCAGCGATTCAAGCACCATTAAAACAACTTCCTAATTTCTCCCAATACACAGACGTAAAGGCTAAGAAAGACAAATTTTTTGCCATGCTTTATCCAATCTTGGCAAATGAAAACCAGCATGTCCTTGTGCTAAGAAAAGCCATAATTGAACTTGAAACATTAACTGAATTAAATGAACAGCAACTCAAGTGGCTATCAGATGTTGCAACATTTTATAAAGTAGATTCAACTTTGCCCCATGAACAACAGTTCAGCACTTTATTGCGTCGAATCGATATTGTGCCCATTTCGTTGGCATTAACTCAGGCTGCTATCGAGTCGGGTTGGGGTACTTCAAGGTTTGCTCAACAAGCAAACAATTTATTTGGTCAATGGTGTTTCACTAAAGGATGTGGTGTCGTACCTTCAGCGCGAGATAGTGGCAAAGGGCATGAAGTAGCAACATTTCCAACGGTTAATCATGCGGTGCGGGCATATATTCGTAATCTCAATACCCATCCGGCTTATAATCAATTACGTAAAGAGCGAGCAAAAATAAGAACAAATGGTGAAATCATTACAGGTATTGCATTAGCGCCAGCTTTAATTAATTACTCAGAAGAGGGCGCTTTATATGTTAACAAGGTCGTTAAGTTTATAAAACAAAATAAGCTGCAGCGTTTTAACCAGCAGTTTAATCATTCTCCTCTAAGCAAATAG
- a CDS encoding transporter substrate-binding domain-containing protein, whose translation MAKYFVAFFIFLFVTTALCTQAFAEGNDRITCGMATGYPPFQYLENNQPTGLDYDLLKRVLTDSQQQLELVAAHWDDTVNRLRFNSIDCVTGMEVTAPRKKYFDFTVPYYFRYTAVFVRDELPSIEVVQDLYGKKISGDKHSITETIWQEKHIKDHFRLVQTQSKEKAMQMLASGKTDAAIMPKAVGLYLAKKHNVKVKIVHSNYRGTPVAIAVKKGNAKLLNKLNSALKPLIESGEVNTLLVGYQR comes from the coding sequence ATGGCAAAGTATTTCGTTGCTTTTTTTATCTTTTTATTTGTTACCACGGCACTTTGCACTCAAGCCTTTGCCGAAGGTAACGATCGCATTACATGTGGCATGGCAACAGGTTACCCTCCTTTTCAATACCTTGAAAACAATCAGCCAACAGGCTTAGATTACGATCTATTAAAGCGCGTTTTAACTGATAGCCAACAGCAATTAGAGTTAGTAGCAGCGCACTGGGATGATACGGTAAATCGTTTGCGGTTTAACTCAATCGACTGCGTTACAGGTATGGAAGTCACAGCACCTCGCAAAAAGTATTTTGATTTCACTGTGCCTTACTATTTTCGCTACACCGCTGTTTTCGTAAGAGATGAATTACCAAGCATCGAAGTTGTGCAAGATTTATATGGCAAAAAAATAAGTGGTGATAAACATTCAATTACTGAAACCATTTGGCAAGAAAAGCATATTAAAGATCATTTCCGCTTAGTTCAAACACAGAGCAAAGAAAAAGCCATGCAAATGTTAGCAAGTGGTAAAACCGATGCGGCAATTATGCCAAAAGCGGTGGGCTTGTATCTCGCCAAAAAGCACAATGTAAAAGTGAAAATAGTACATTCAAATTACCGTGGTACACCAGTCGCAATTGCGGTCAAAAAAGGTAACGCAAAATTACTTAATAAACTAAATAGTGCACTTAAACCACTTATTGAAAGTGGCGAAGTTAATACATTACTTGTTGGTTATCAGCGCTAA
- a CDS encoding response regulator, which translates to MQLSTSSLLLMSGVGVLISAISLLFLWFANRDIRAAGYWALAPCCFTLSMLLFAIQDVLSFSLRFTLPNFLVQGAFLIIIAGLFLACDKAVPKRLMSVYFAIFVTLHSLFTFVFPIYQWRFILGVVTVTLSSCWIIWVLYHHGRDKYRASSLLIGLSLFIMFYFSANKLFLFNSQNASSLQQDNSIESQLFVIAIFASQLLLNFAFAIMIGEYRNQKNKRYQQQLIETNHQLEQAKQAAEHHSELKSEFLANMSHEIRTPINGVIGSLELINDRELTTQQARYKTLANSSAYSLLGIINDILDFSKIESGKLTLHLEEFDIYQLIDSVAKSFAIEVTNKDLALLIDTQDLSSRYIYSDPIRIRQVLTNLISNAIKFTAKGRVQLVVALKQQDNSHWQLVADVIDTGIGIDATATDKLFKSFSQCDASTTRVFGGTGLGLTIVKSLCKMMQGDAFLVSSEKEKGAHFQFFVHVGINQQAGSKRPQFTFNEVVIYSENDLLIASISNEFRKYTISVTTAAYDVLPSNKQALILIDLSKIEYDTKRFDRYLNYCIENKLTLGVILPPNSELEAYFSDHAAVSFIWHLPVTAFDVIKLSEWDRENQTRNNKDDLCGIRVLIAEDNPVNLVITEQILANWQVDFVSAKNGKEVLAMLEQHLDAPFDVILMDCQMPEMDGYETTRIIRNGAAFSHCKTIPIIALTANAMKGDDEYCYEVGMSGYVSKPINSENLLAEIKQVITKTQ; encoded by the coding sequence ATGCAGCTATCAACGTCTTCTTTATTATTGATGAGTGGTGTCGGGGTATTAATCTCGGCTATTTCGCTGCTTTTCTTATGGTTTGCCAATAGAGATATTCGCGCTGCAGGTTATTGGGCGTTAGCCCCTTGTTGTTTTACATTGAGCATGTTGCTCTTTGCAATTCAGGATGTACTCTCTTTTTCCTTACGTTTCACATTACCTAATTTTCTAGTTCAAGGGGCGTTTTTAATAATAATCGCAGGGCTTTTTTTGGCCTGCGATAAAGCTGTGCCAAAACGATTGATGAGCGTGTATTTTGCAATCTTTGTTACTTTACATAGCTTATTCACTTTTGTATTTCCCATTTATCAATGGCGATTTATCTTGGGTGTAGTGACAGTTACCTTGTCCTCTTGTTGGATAATATGGGTGTTATACCACCATGGAAGAGACAAATATCGCGCATCCAGCTTACTTATCGGTTTGAGCCTTTTCATCATGTTTTACTTCTCTGCAAACAAGCTGTTTTTATTTAATTCTCAAAATGCCAGCAGTTTACAACAAGATAACTCCATTGAATCACAGCTTTTTGTGATTGCTATTTTTGCAAGCCAGCTGCTGCTTAACTTTGCGTTTGCCATTATGATTGGGGAGTATCGAAATCAAAAAAACAAACGCTATCAACAACAGCTGATAGAAACTAATCATCAATTAGAGCAAGCCAAGCAAGCAGCTGAACACCACTCTGAACTCAAGTCTGAGTTTTTAGCAAATATGAGTCATGAAATTCGTACGCCAATCAATGGTGTGATTGGCAGTTTAGAATTAATTAACGATCGTGAATTAACAACCCAGCAAGCACGCTATAAGACCCTAGCTAACAGCAGTGCATATAGCTTGTTGGGAATAATTAACGATATTCTAGATTTTTCCAAGATAGAATCCGGCAAGCTGACGCTCCATTTAGAAGAGTTTGATATTTACCAACTTATTGATAGTGTGGCGAAATCATTTGCAATTGAAGTTACCAATAAAGATCTTGCGTTATTAATTGATACTCAAGATCTCTCTTCTCGTTATATTTACAGCGACCCTATCCGCATTCGTCAAGTCCTCACAAACTTAATAAGTAATGCGATTAAATTCACTGCAAAAGGCCGTGTGCAACTGGTTGTGGCATTAAAGCAGCAGGATAACTCGCATTGGCAGTTAGTAGCAGATGTAATTGATACAGGCATTGGTATTGATGCAACAGCAACCGACAAATTATTTAAATCTTTTAGCCAATGTGACGCTTCCACCACACGTGTTTTTGGTGGCACCGGGCTTGGATTAACCATAGTAAAAAGCTTATGTAAGATGATGCAAGGGGATGCGTTTTTGGTGTCATCTGAAAAAGAAAAAGGGGCTCACTTCCAATTTTTTGTCCATGTGGGTATTAACCAGCAAGCCGGATCAAAACGACCGCAATTTACTTTTAACGAAGTCGTCATTTATTCGGAAAATGACCTGTTGATTGCCAGTATTAGCAATGAGTTTAGAAAATACACCATTTCGGTCACTACTGCTGCATACGATGTTCTTCCTAGCAACAAACAAGCACTTATATTAATTGACTTGAGTAAAATAGAATACGATACAAAGCGCTTTGATAGATACCTTAATTATTGCATTGAGAATAAGCTAACGTTGGGCGTTATTTTGCCACCTAACAGTGAACTTGAAGCATACTTTAGTGATCATGCCGCAGTCTCATTTATTTGGCATTTGCCTGTTACAGCATTTGATGTGATTAAGTTAAGTGAATGGGATAGAGAAAATCAAACCCGCAATAACAAAGACGATCTTTGTGGAATACGAGTACTGATCGCAGAAGATAACCCTGTTAATTTAGTTATTACAGAGCAAATACTCGCTAATTGGCAAGTTGATTTTGTAAGTGCTAAAAATGGGAAAGAAGTGCTCGCAATGCTAGAACAGCATCTTGATGCTCCATTTGATGTGATTTTAATGGACTGTCAGATGCCAGAAATGGATGGGTATGAAACCACCAGAATAATTCGCAATGGCGCTGCTTTTAGCCATTGTAAAACGATTCCTATCATCGCATTAACAGCCAATGCAATGAAAGGTGATGATGAATACTGTTATGAGGTGGGTATGAGTGGCTATGTCAGTAAGCCAATTAATTCTGAAAACCTATTGGCTGAAATAAAACAGGTCATTACAAAAACGCAGTGA
- a CDS encoding OmpA family protein, translating into MQKKRFALSLIATLCAFSTMANDKQMWLGGFAEYYYADKDKFQPLPKDRIDWGWGLELGQRFSPSWGGRLEYARIELEAYPGQEAIDGSRYGADAMYFPFQDDTYVFAGLKFESLDQGYTLGNLGLGRHWALTEKWKLITELTAYHDFGESYKDFSGKFGLLYQFGSSTTATALAPAPAPKLDSDNDGVLDDNDKCPNTVAGVKVDASGCAMPMDSDNDGVLDSQDKCPNTPSSDKTDSDGCTLFEEAQESITLSVKFDNNSSKVNNPENEDLRRFADFMKKYPDVSAQIEGHSSAPGNAKYNLTLSEARAKATKQVLVDKYGIDASRLTAIGYGESQLLNTANTQEAHSQNRRIEAKLVITKREKVTK; encoded by the coding sequence ATGCAAAAGAAACGGTTTGCGCTATCACTTATTGCTACCTTATGTGCGTTTTCCACAATGGCTAACGATAAACAAATGTGGTTAGGCGGGTTTGCTGAATATTACTACGCTGATAAAGATAAGTTTCAACCTTTACCAAAAGACCGAATTGACTGGGGTTGGGGGCTTGAATTAGGGCAACGTTTTTCACCTTCTTGGGGTGGCCGACTTGAGTATGCGCGTATCGAATTAGAAGCTTACCCAGGCCAAGAAGCGATTGATGGCAGTCGTTACGGCGCAGATGCAATGTATTTCCCATTTCAAGATGATACTTATGTGTTTGCGGGGTTAAAATTTGAATCCCTTGATCAAGGATACACTCTCGGTAATTTAGGGTTAGGAAGACACTGGGCGTTAACAGAGAAGTGGAAACTCATCACTGAGTTAACCGCTTATCATGACTTTGGCGAGTCTTACAAAGACTTTAGCGGTAAATTTGGTCTGCTTTATCAATTTGGCAGCAGCACAACAGCCACAGCTTTAGCGCCGGCACCAGCCCCGAAACTTGATAGCGATAACGATGGGGTGCTTGATGATAACGATAAATGTCCTAATACAGTCGCAGGCGTAAAAGTAGATGCCAGCGGTTGCGCAATGCCAATGGATAGCGACAATGACGGCGTATTGGATAGTCAGGATAAATGTCCAAATACCCCTTCATCTGATAAAACAGACTCTGATGGCTGTACACTGTTTGAAGAGGCGCAAGAAAGTATTACCTTGTCAGTTAAATTTGATAATAACTCCAGTAAAGTTAACAACCCTGAGAACGAAGACTTACGCCGTTTTGCTGACTTTATGAAGAAATACCCCGATGTTTCAGCGCAAATTGAAGGTCACAGTTCTGCGCCTGGGAATGCCAAATATAATCTAACCCTTTCTGAAGCACGGGCAAAAGCAACCAAACAAGTCTTGGTCGATAAATACGGTATCGATGCATCGCGTTTGACTGCTATCGGCTATGGTGAAAGCCAACTACTCAATACAGCAAATACACAAGAAGCACATAGTCAGAATCGACGAATTGAAGCTAAGCTTGTGATCACTAAACGAGAAAAAGTGACTAAGTAA
- the yiaY gene encoding L-threonine dehydrogenase: MTTAFYIPTINLMGAGCLADAANNIQAQGFKKGLIVTDKILNQIGVVEKVQSLLTERDVATAVFDGTQPNPTVSNVNDGLAILKSENCDFVISLGGGSPHDCAKGIALVATNGGQIADYEGVDQSAKPMLPLIAINTTAGTASEMTRFCIITDEVRHIKMAIVDKHTTPLISVNDPELMLAKPASLTAATGMDALTHAIEAYVSIAATPITDAVAIKAIELIQTNLREAVTHGDNIEAREQMAYAQFMAGMAFNNASLGYVHAMAHQLGGFYDLPHGVCNAILLPHVQRFNAKAVPGRLRDVAKAMGIDVSDLSEKQGADAAIDAIVSLANDVGIPSGIEQLGARADDIPTLTENALKDACGFTNPIQATADEIAEIFRAAM, translated from the coding sequence ATGACTACCGCATTTTATATTCCAACGATAAATTTAATGGGCGCCGGCTGTTTAGCCGATGCAGCTAATAATATTCAAGCACAAGGATTTAAAAAGGGCCTCATTGTTACTGACAAAATTCTCAATCAGATTGGTGTTGTTGAAAAAGTACAATCCCTATTAACAGAGCGAGATGTGGCAACTGCAGTGTTTGATGGCACACAACCAAACCCGACAGTAAGTAATGTTAACGATGGATTAGCGATTTTAAAAAGTGAAAACTGCGACTTTGTTATTTCACTTGGTGGTGGCTCTCCCCATGACTGTGCAAAAGGTATCGCATTGGTAGCAACAAATGGTGGTCAAATTGCTGATTACGAAGGGGTCGACCAATCAGCTAAGCCCATGTTACCGCTTATCGCAATTAACACCACAGCAGGTACCGCATCGGAGATGACTCGTTTTTGTATCATTACTGATGAAGTACGTCATATAAAAATGGCCATTGTCGATAAGCATACAACCCCACTTATCTCTGTTAACGACCCAGAATTAATGCTTGCAAAGCCTGCTTCTCTTACGGCTGCAACCGGTATGGATGCGCTCACGCATGCCATTGAAGCTTATGTGTCAATTGCTGCCACACCCATTACGGACGCGGTCGCAATTAAAGCAATTGAATTAATTCAAACAAACTTACGAGAAGCCGTAACCCATGGTGATAATATTGAGGCGCGTGAACAAATGGCTTATGCCCAGTTTATGGCAGGAATGGCATTTAATAACGCATCCCTGGGATATGTTCATGCCATGGCGCATCAACTAGGTGGTTTTTACGATTTACCTCACGGGGTGTGTAACGCTATTTTATTACCGCATGTGCAACGCTTTAACGCAAAAGCAGTGCCAGGGCGTTTACGTGACGTTGCAAAAGCCATGGGTATCGATGTGAGTGACCTCTCGGAAAAGCAAGGTGCTGATGCAGCAATCGACGCAATAGTGAGCCTTGCCAACGATGTGGGTATTCCTTCAGGCATTGAACAGTTAGGTGCAAGAGCAGACGATATTCCAACATTAACCGAGAATGCGCTGAAAGACGCCTGTGGTTTTACAAACCCAATACAAGCAACTGCCGATGAAATCGCTGAAATTTTCCGCGCAGCAATGTAA
- a CDS encoding DsbC family protein yields the protein MSLLNKFITLFFTLSLFLTAAFVHSETLQPFTNHNQQVAKIKQALFSLLGKQTEVTVEPYNNDLYLVITDEQRFFSSPDGKYLYLGQVIDTQNKLNITEEAYKNQRVTLLAALPREALLSYKAKNQKHIVTIFTDIDCPFCRKLHQHIKEFNQQGITVDYVMIPRGGKGSKAFSKTAAALCAKNPQFAMNSAMYSGKYKGDVSESCNQQLQAQQNIAAQFGFTATPTILLENGEAISGLISPSDLVARLKAVQKG from the coding sequence ATGTCATTACTAAATAAATTTATAACACTCTTTTTTACGTTATCCCTATTCTTAACAGCTGCATTTGTCCATTCTGAAACATTGCAGCCATTTACAAACCACAACCAGCAAGTTGCCAAAATAAAACAGGCTCTATTTAGTCTACTTGGCAAACAAACCGAAGTGACAGTTGAGCCATATAACAACGACTTGTACCTCGTTATTACGGATGAACAGCGTTTCTTTTCAAGTCCGGATGGAAAATACCTTTACCTTGGGCAAGTAATCGATACCCAAAATAAATTAAACATCACAGAAGAAGCATATAAAAATCAGCGTGTGACACTATTAGCCGCTTTGCCTAGAGAGGCTTTACTGAGTTACAAAGCAAAAAACCAAAAGCATATCGTCACTATTTTCACCGATATCGATTGCCCTTTTTGTCGAAAACTGCACCAACATATTAAAGAGTTTAATCAACAAGGCATCACTGTTGACTATGTCATGATCCCAAGAGGGGGAAAAGGAAGTAAGGCATTTAGCAAAACAGCTGCAGCGCTATGTGCTAAAAATCCGCAATTTGCAATGAACAGTGCAATGTATTCAGGCAAATACAAGGGCGATGTTTCTGAAAGCTGTAATCAGCAACTGCAAGCCCAACAAAATATCGCCGCGCAATTTGGCTTTACCGCAACACCCACAATCTTGCTGGAAAATGGTGAAGCAATTTCAGGACTTATTTCACCATCGGATTTAGTGGCGCGTTTAAAAGCTGTTCAAAAAGGCTAA
- a CDS encoding sodium-dependent bicarbonate transport family permease, giving the protein MVIDAVVAFFILGIVCQLLGAKMAFPEGLYKTLSMFLMIAIGLKGGIALQQHVDPALVSMSIAVVAFGLLLPLVAYPILRYFGQLDKINAGAIAAHYGSVSVATYAVAVALLEAQNIAYEAYFPLFVVLLEMPAILVGLVLAKGSFKVVNAHFVKQELIANQSILLMLGSLIIGYIGGSSVTKLAPFFIELFSGVLALFLLKMGLIAGEQLSSLKKNSVFLISFAMLMPLLGGLAGTGLGVMLSLSAGGIALMAVLGASASYIAVPAAMKQSLPEANAGMSITASLGITFPFNVLIGVPFFIALAGYLAS; this is encoded by the coding sequence ATGGTAATTGATGCCGTCGTTGCGTTTTTTATTCTCGGTATTGTATGTCAATTGCTGGGCGCCAAAATGGCATTTCCAGAAGGGTTATACAAAACATTAAGTATGTTTTTGATGATTGCCATTGGCTTAAAAGGTGGAATTGCACTGCAGCAGCATGTAGACCCTGCACTTGTTTCAATGTCGATAGCGGTGGTTGCTTTTGGTTTATTACTTCCCTTGGTTGCTTACCCTATTTTGCGCTATTTTGGCCAACTAGACAAAATAAACGCAGGCGCAATAGCCGCCCATTATGGTTCAGTAAGTGTCGCAACTTATGCAGTTGCTGTGGCGTTACTTGAAGCGCAAAACATTGCTTATGAAGCCTATTTCCCATTGTTTGTTGTGCTGTTAGAAATGCCCGCGATTTTGGTTGGTTTAGTGTTGGCAAAGGGGAGTTTTAAAGTTGTAAATGCCCACTTCGTTAAGCAAGAACTTATCGCAAATCAGAGCATATTGCTGATGCTAGGTAGCTTGATCATTGGCTATATTGGTGGGTCAAGTGTCACAAAGCTAGCGCCTTTCTTTATTGAGCTATTCTCCGGTGTGCTTGCACTCTTTTTACTTAAAATGGGACTTATCGCTGGCGAACAACTTTCATCGCTTAAAAAGAACAGTGTGTTTTTAATTAGCTTTGCGATGTTAATGCCACTGTTGGGAGGTCTTGCGGGTACTGGCTTGGGAGTGATGCTTAGCTTAAGTGCTGGTGGTATTGCGCTAATGGCTGTATTGGGGGCAAGTGCTTCTTATATTGCGGTGCCTGCGGCGATGAAACAAAGTTTACCTGAGGCAAATGCAGGTATGTCGATAACAGCTTCGCTTGGGATTACTTTTCCATTCAATGTGTTGATAGGCGTGCCATTCTTTATCGCGCTTGCAGGTTATTTAGCGAGTTAA